TCAGTTCAGTGGCCCGTCGGGTGGTTCTGGGCTTTCAATGATGCATTTGCAGCTGTACGCGCTTCTAAACAGCCCACCCCCTGTATGTCCTCACCatcctcctcttccgcgtCCACGTTCGGGAGCGCTCCGCACCTCCGAATCGTGGCGGAACTTCTCCCCTGATGCCAGCAACGGCTTAGCGGCACCCGAAAACTGCACCAGATCGACAGAGGGAGATGTCTGTTTTGGCCGTCCCATAGGGAACGCAACTGAAGACCAATTATCTGAAGTGGGCAGCACTGATAACGGACTATCGGAGCCAAACGAGGTCTGTCACGCAGGAAACGGTCTGTGTACGGAAGCACGGCAACAGGGGGAAAGTGAAGGTAGAGGTGAAAGTCACGAGCTCGAGATGGAAGTCTCATCATCGCGGTCCCGAGAACCAAGCGATTACCGGTCAACAGGAAATGGCGGCCGGGATTATCTGCTTCCAGTCAGGCGTTCCGagcaagagagcgaagacgtATGCGTCCGATGTGCAAGAATGCGGGACGGGACCGCCCACGGTGTGTATTTCAAATATGCCGCTCTCGACATTGACTTCGACGCGCTTCTCAAATTTCGCCTCGCACTCAAGCTTCACGGACTCTTCGCCTTctacagagacgagaggaatAAACTGAACCTTCTTCATGTGGAAGGTTAGAACCTtgagaagaggggaaaaacgACTCCTGTTTACTGGGCCATATGGGTTTTTGCGTAAATTTGCACTCGTCATCTTGTCTGCAGCGATAGCCTGATGCTGTAACCCTTTTTACAGTATGATTGCTTCAAGAATTTGTGCCACGTGCAGTTGATCCTTTTcgggaaaaaggaaacaccGGTGTGAGTTCCAGTGTTTAAACTCAAGAGGCTACTCCACCCAACACGAAAGGCGGTTggcctccttttcctctaCCGTGAATCTTGTTGTTTCTCAGAATTCGAGACTAAAGCAGGATTGAACTAGCTTCATCGCCTGCGCCGTCTAACAGTATCCTAACGGAACTCGCCAGACGCCAGTATATGGGTTTCCTGAGGCATCCGGTCTACGTCGCTACTGCTTCCTTATATATCTGTGGAAGTGATGGGGCACGCATAGACGTAAAGATCCGTGGGTGTAATGGTATTGTACATACGCACGTGACTAAACAGAGGGACACACAAATTCAAAATTCACAGATCTGTGCATTCATGCAGCAGTGCATAATCTTTCACATTCAGACAGGGAATGCGGGGCACTTGGAAGCCGTTCCGTGGTATTTGTTGCCGCACAAAAATGAATGGATTTCAACCATAATGGAGTTGTTTGCAAAACCATGtgctgtttttttcaggatTAACTGACGTCTGTAACAGGGATGCaaccgaggaagagaaaagcacgGAGAGTCggctcgagagaaaaagtgaGACAGGCGTTAATGGCCATTGCTCCTCGCTTCTGGATAGTAGACAAGATGTTCCCCTTTTGCCTCGCCTGTAACTGGCACTCTTACGCGCAGTGTGTTCCAGTCAGCAGTTGCTTTTTTTGACTTAGATGAACAACAAGAGCTACACGCGGGCTCCAAAGGTGACGTTCAGCGGAAAGCTAGTCCCATGTTGAGCTATTGGGGCAACTCGTGTATTCAAGAGAACGGTTCAATTGCCCCTTGACGTCTGTTGGAATGACGTTGACTTTGAAATCTGATTTTCCTTCAGATAGCATGTTTCCAGAAATTCACGCTGTAGCATGTCTAAGAGCGCGACTGTGTTGGCACCCGCCCACGACACCTTtactttctgtgtcttttcaAATTCTTCGAGTTTGTCTCCTCATGCTCTCCAATTTGTAATGGTTCCCTGTTGTCTGCACGGATCTTGTTTCAGATGAGTGGCGCCGACGATTTGCCTACCACTACATTCGGACTCCGCCGTTTTCCGTCCAAAATGCATCCGGTCTTTCCTCACGAACCAACGGAATGAGCGCGTCCATCCCCTCTCCGTCAATTTCCCTATGGACACCcgctccttttccttctcgtcagCGGTGCCCAACTGAGCAGGCGGTTTTGCGGCGGTTGTCAGGAGATGAAGCTTCTTGTGGGGCATCTCCTAGTTCTTCAGTCGGAGTACCATCCGAGGACCAACCCAGTCTGCAACAGCAACCAGCCTCTCTCTCAAGTGGCTCAGTGAACGCAAGCACTTGCAGTCGAGAACCATATACTACTGCTCGGTCTTCTCGATCTCCACCTGACAACAGCGGCGGCGCTGAAGGACAGGTCGGGGGACAGCCATGGCAAGAGGCAGCGAGCGACGACGTCACCCGTGGCGAAATGGAGACCCGTCGACACGGGAACTCGACCGGGCATCGCctcacagaagaaaaacgactcttggctgtctctccacatATCAGTCCCACGCAAATCCAGTTTTCACCGAGACAAGAACGTTGCGACTCGCCGCCGTCGCTTGAGACGCACACCTCCCATGAAGGCGCATGTGCTTCGccgctctcccttcttgaatgtgtctctccctccgttGCCTGCAGCCACGAAGCAGTAGGCCACTGCCCAGCCAACGAGCTAAGCCTGTCAGCACGGCGGGGCAATCAACCTCCAGGGCATGTACTGAGTGGTTCATGTTTGAGAGTGCCTCAGGTCACACCATTCCCCACTACTATATTTCCTCCGCCGCAACATCGTGCTGGCCCCATGTTGAGACACACACAACTCCAACAAGTCACCGCAGctgacgcgcatgcaggctctCTCCTGTGTCATCGGACAACGGCGATGTCGCCAGCAGGAACCTCAGCACATTCTGCGGAGTCAACGGAGAATGACGGTATCATGCCGACAAATGGAGAAGGCACATTGGGGGACACCCATTCGCTGCCTCGCAGGTCTGCTCCGCAGTCAGAACGCTGCCATATCCTAGGATCAAGACACGACGACGAACTGTCCCTGACTCGTTTTGACTCACTTGTGGGAGTTGCGAAAGGGGGGCGTGTGTCTGTAAGGCACACAGAGGCGACATCGGTTCATCCTTTGGTCTTGCCAACCCCCGCTCGACGAGCAAATTCACCCGACACTCTCGGTGCATCGAATGAGATGACAATTCATGAACCATCGATAGCGCACCAATCGAATGGACCCGAATCAGACGTGAGGATAACTTCGCCTTCATGCTCTTTGCCAAGCGCGGGCCAAGACCTGGCGGGAGACTCCCCCACACCAGAAGGTTCTACTGGAGATGAGCAGCCTTCTGAACCCAACTGCCTGTTTCCCACCGTTGGGCCATCGATGACCGGTCGAGATCTATTCTTGCTGGAAATGTGGCTTGCACCTGAGTTGTGTCGAGACCTACAGCCACCCTCCACGCTCAGTCAACTGCGAAGGCAGTTGCTGAACTTGTGGGAAGAGCAATTGACGCCGGAGCAACGGGAGGTGTACAATGAAGTGATTGTACGGAGGTATACCGAAGAAAGGCAAGGTGTAGAGGAGTGGAAATTTGAGAACTCCCCTCCTTGGTGGAAGGCTGGATATTAAATTGCCGCGTCTATTTACGACTGGGGGCAGTGTCATGCAGATGGCTGAGCAGAGGATGGACCGGCAGAGTGTGAGCGCGGATCTTGCAGCTCAGTCTCACGATATGAACAGAAACATTTGACGGGATTGTTTGCAGCAAACACATTGCTGGCGAATACAGGTTTTGGGAGAATAGGAAAGCGGCAGAGTTCCAACGAACGAGAGAGTCATCCTGTTTAAGACTAGTGGGATACTCTTTTCGGGCATTACACTCGTGCCACCGTTCATGTTTGTGGCCACTGGAAGATGCCGCCACGAAGCTCCTAGACTCGGTCGCGAGTTCGCCACATCGATGTGAGAATTCGCGATTCGAAGATGTTCGGAGTCGTTTCTTGCATGGACCAAAGAACAAGCCTACTTGAATGTCTCCTGATTCCCTTGGGGATCAGCGTACATGATTTGGATATCAGTTCAGAAATAACAACATACGGTGACACGAGGAAAATTCCGGAGGCCAGGTGGGGATCGACGTTTTTCCACCCCTTGGATTAAAATGCGGCATCGAACTCAGTTGATCCTTTGGTGATGGCTCAGCGTGCATGTTCTACCAGGTGGAACACATTGCCATTCGGAGTTGCACTCTGAGGATGTTATGATCCTCCAAGGGATTAATAACTCATCTCGAAACAACATTTTGTCACGAGCTTAGTGGCACTCCACGGAAATAGGCCGCCTCCGTAAGGTTCCCGGCAATGCTG
This portion of the Toxoplasma gondii ME49 chromosome III, whole genome shotgun sequence genome encodes:
- a CDS encoding hypothetical protein (encoded by transcript TGME49_254310), translated to MAMRFNMRKWCVANSLSGRVPGKNPNTRCCINSVFLCTFVGSLLPLFSLRRLSLGWTCTAELLLLYSLLLQGHLPQLRKLQFSGPSGGSGLSMMHLQLYALLNSPPPVCPHHPPLPRPRSGALRTSESWRNFSPDASNGLAAPENCTRSTEGDVCFGRPIGNATEDQLSEVGSTDNGLSEPNEVCHAGNGLCTEARQQGESEGRGESHELEMEVSSSRSREPSDYRSTGNGGRDYLLPVRRSEQESEDVCVRCARMRDGTAHGVYFKYAALDIDFDALLKFRLALKLHGLFAFYRDERNKLNLLHVEG
- a CDS encoding hypothetical protein (encoded by transcript TGME49_254320), producing the protein MSASIPSPSISLWTPAPFPSRQRCPTEQAVLRRLSGDEASCGASPSSSVGVPSEDQPSLQQQPASLSSGSVNASTCSREPYTTARSSRSPPDNSGGAEGQVGGQPWQEAASDDVTRGEMETRRHGNSTGHRLTEEKRLLAVSPHISPTQIQFSPRQERCDSPPSLETHTSHEGACASPLSLLECVSPSVACSHEAVGHCPANELSLSARRGNQPPGHVLSGSCLRVPQVTPFPTTIFPPPQHRAGPMLRHTQLQQVTAADAHAGSLLCHRTTAMSPAGTSAHSAESTENDGIMPTNGEGTLGDTHSLPRRSAPQSERCHILGSRHDDELSLTRFDSLVGVAKGGRVSVRHTEATSVHPLVLPTPARRANSPDTLGASNEMTIHEPSIAHQSNGPESDVRITSPSCSLPSAGQDLAGDSPTPEGSTGDEQPSEPNCLFPTVGPSMTGRDLFLLEMWLAPELCRDLQPPSTLSQLRRQLLNLWEEQLTPEQREVYNEVIVRRYTEERQGVEEWKFENSPPWWKAGY